The following are from one region of the Platichthys flesus chromosome 2, fPlaFle2.1, whole genome shotgun sequence genome:
- the slc2a11a gene encoding solute carrier family 2, facilitated glucose transporter member 11, protein MSQPQQGSTLTLVLMVVAAGTGGTLLYGYNLAIMNAPTTYIQAFINETVLQRWDVQLEDYQVTLVWTIIVSIFSLGGLAGALIAGPMTIRYGRKKCLLMNNVFLMTGALLAVTSRAAGSFEMIIISRVLVGINSGISMNVQPMYFGESAPKHLRGAASLSSAVFAAFGVMLGQVVGLREILGSEPCWPYLLASNAVPGLIQLLTLPWFPESPRYLLIDRGDKEACINALRRLRGCEVKSSELNEILEEQAETKGMRPKRPWELFTDRSVRWQLISVMVISSAMQLCGNDSIYFYASYVFKEAGIAEDQIQYITIGTGTCEFSACIMCNLLVELKGRRFMLMGGFILMTVWAVVFTIALSFEHLASWMQYMSMGCIFTYILSFGMGPAGVTGVLPTEIFNQAARPAAYMIAGSMMWLNLFITGMVFPFLVSELSQYCFVPFAAVCLLSAIYVGLFLPETKGKTLSAITSEFNKLNFKGLEQDCPSHTEAQYQLGEVCHSTSL, encoded by the exons ATGTCACAGCCACAGCAG GGCAGCACTCTGACCCTGGTGCTCATGGTTGTTGCTGCAGGCACTGGAGGAACTCTTCTGTATGGCTACAACCTGGCCATAATGAACGCACCTACAACC TATATTCAAGCCTTTATCAATGAGACGGTGCTACAGCGCTGGGACGTGCAGCTGGAGGACTACCAGGTGACGCTGGTCTGGACAATCATTGTCTCCATCTTCTCACTGGGAGGCCTCGCAGGCGCTCTTATAGCCGGACCTATGACCATACGCTACGGAAG GAAGAAGTGTCTTCTGATGAACAACGTCTTCCTCATGACCGGCGCTCTCCTAGCTGTGACCAGCAGAGCGGCCGGGTCTTTTGAGATGATCATCATCTCGCGGGTCCTGGTTGGAATTAACTCTG GAATCAGCATGAACGTGCAGCCTATGTATTTTGGAGAGAGTGCACCGAAGCACTTGCGTGGGGCCGCGTCACTGTCTTCGGCTGTATTTGCAGCATTTGGTGTGATGTTGGGTCAGGTGGTGGGACTCAG AGAGATTTTGGGCAGTGAGCCGTGTTGGCCCTACCTTCTTGCCAGCAACGCCGTTCCTGGCCTCATTCAGCTCCTGACCCTGCCGTGGTTCCCAGAAAGCCCCAGATACCTGCTGATCGACAGGGGCGACAAGGAGGCCTGCATCAACG CTCTGAGACGTCTCCGCGGCTGTGAAGTCAAGAGCAGCGAGCTCAATGAGATTCTGGAGGAACAGGCTGAAACCAAAGGCATGAGGCCCAAACGACCCTGGGAGCTGTTCACTGATCGCTCTGTTCGCTGGCAGCTCATCTCCGTCATGGTCATCAGCAGCGCCATGCAGCTGTGTGGCAACGACTCG ATTTACTTCTACGCATCGTATGTGTTTAAAGAAGCTGGAATAGCCGAAGACCAAATCCAGTACATTACCATTGGCACTGGTACATGTGAGTTCAGCGCCTGTATAATGTGT AACCTGCTGGTCGAGCTTAAAGGCCGGAGGTTCATGCTGATGGGCGGGTTCATCCTCATGACCGTGTGGGCGGTGGTCTTCACGATCGCTCTGTCATTTGAG CACCTTGCATCCTGGATGCAGTACATGAGCATGGGCTGCATCTTCACCTACATCCTCAGCTTTGGCATGGGACCTG CTGGAGTGACCGGCGTTCTGCCCACAGAGATCTTCAATCAGGCCGCTCGTCCCGCGGCCTACATGATCGCTGGCTCCATGATGTGGCTCAACCTCTTCATCACTGGAATGGTCTTCCCTTTTCTAGTG AGCGAGCTGAGCCAGTACTGTTTCGTGCCGTTCGCAGCCGTCTGCCTGTTATCTGCAATCTATGTCGGCCTATTTCTGCCCGAGACCAAGGGCAAGACTCTATCAGCCATCACCAGCGAATTCAACAAACTCAACTTTAAAGGCCTGGAGCAGGACTGTCCCTCACACACTGAAGCCCAGTATCAGCTGGGTGAAGTGTGTCATTCCACGTCCTTGTAG
- the tgfa gene encoding protransforming growth factor alpha isoform X2, with protein MTRIFWDTIFLISGSLFTFGAGPSNTAIEARVAIDTNSTAAPNSSTSSSAATSSTSTTTIPTTTDIGTVNDSLLMFGAGQNNQSTETVIEAGIPIETNFSLAPNTSTTGNTSTSATTATLTTTTSFPPVKKFVAAAVRSHFDDCPDSHRHFCFHGTCRFLILEETPACVCHQGFVGMRCEHADLLAVVATNHRQQTVATVLVLCVIGCVLVMVLCTLLHCWWRQECRRRSHARHYVSEKQAASCYPSESVV; from the exons ATGACGAGGATTTTCTGGGATACAATTTTTCTCATAAGTG GTTCTCTCTTTACATTCGGAGCGGGGCCGAGCAACACGGCCATCGAGGCTCGCGTTGCCATCGACACAAACTCCACCGCTGCTCCGAACAGCTCCacaagcagctctgcagcaaccagcagcaccagcaccacgacGATCCCAACCACGACCGACATCGGCACAGTGAACG ATTCTCTCCTGATGTTTGGAGCAGGGCAGAACAATCAGTCGACAGAAACAGTCATCGAGGCTGGAATTCCCATTGAGACAAATTTTTCTTTGGCTCCGAACACATCAACAACCGGCAACACAAGTACCTCCGCGACAACTGCCACACTGACTACCACAACTAGCTTCCCTCCTGTTAAAA AGTTTGTGGCGGCCGCTGTTCGGTCTCATTTCGACGACTGTCCAGACTCCCACCGCCATTTCTGCTTCCATGGTACATGTCGCTTCCTGATACTGGAGGAGACGCCAGCATGTGT GTGCCATCAGGGTTTTGTCGGGATGAGGTGTGAACACGCCGACCTGCTCGCTGTCGTGGCAACAAACCACAGACAACAGACCGTCGCCACAGTGCTGGTGTTGTGTGTCATTGGGTGTGTTCTGGTCATGGTGTTGTGTACACTTTTACA ttGCTGGTGGAGACAGGAGTGTCGGAGGCGGAGCCACGCACGTCACTACGTCTCAGAGAAGCAGGCAGCATCCTGCTATCCATCGGAGAGTG TGGTTTGA
- the tgfa gene encoding protransforming growth factor alpha isoform X1, which produces MTRIFWDTIFLISGTFSMSVVLDGSLFTFGAGPSNTAIEARVAIDTNSTAAPNSSTSSSAATSSTSTTTIPTTTDIGTVNDSLLMFGAGQNNQSTETVIEAGIPIETNFSLAPNTSTTGNTSTSATTATLTTTTSFPPVKKFVAAAVRSHFDDCPDSHRHFCFHGTCRFLILEETPACVCHQGFVGMRCEHADLLAVVATNHRQQTVATVLVLCVIGCVLVMVLCTLLHCWWRQECRRRSHARHYVSEKQAASCYPSESVV; this is translated from the exons ATGACGAGGATTTTCTGGGATACAATTTTTCTCATAAGTG GTACTTTTAGTATGTCTGTGGTACTCGATG GTTCTCTCTTTACATTCGGAGCGGGGCCGAGCAACACGGCCATCGAGGCTCGCGTTGCCATCGACACAAACTCCACCGCTGCTCCGAACAGCTCCacaagcagctctgcagcaaccagcagcaccagcaccacgacGATCCCAACCACGACCGACATCGGCACAGTGAACG ATTCTCTCCTGATGTTTGGAGCAGGGCAGAACAATCAGTCGACAGAAACAGTCATCGAGGCTGGAATTCCCATTGAGACAAATTTTTCTTTGGCTCCGAACACATCAACAACCGGCAACACAAGTACCTCCGCGACAACTGCCACACTGACTACCACAACTAGCTTCCCTCCTGTTAAAA AGTTTGTGGCGGCCGCTGTTCGGTCTCATTTCGACGACTGTCCAGACTCCCACCGCCATTTCTGCTTCCATGGTACATGTCGCTTCCTGATACTGGAGGAGACGCCAGCATGTGT GTGCCATCAGGGTTTTGTCGGGATGAGGTGTGAACACGCCGACCTGCTCGCTGTCGTGGCAACAAACCACAGACAACAGACCGTCGCCACAGTGCTGGTGTTGTGTGTCATTGGGTGTGTTCTGGTCATGGTGTTGTGTACACTTTTACA ttGCTGGTGGAGACAGGAGTGTCGGAGGCGGAGCCACGCACGTCACTACGTCTCAGAGAAGCAGGCAGCATCCTGCTATCCATCGGAGAGTG TGGTTTGA